One region of Juglans microcarpa x Juglans regia isolate MS1-56 chromosome 7S, Jm3101_v1.0, whole genome shotgun sequence genomic DNA includes:
- the LOC121240531 gene encoding inositol 3-kinase-like gives MGRDQRGPEITQPSVLSLRGLIAGNYCHDVLIRDGVVVGETLGGASSFISAVLGGLSVPYNLVSKVGPDFAYVTDRSPIVIPTSRTTLFHAHFDSWVGGNGHQDRVLKRVSACDPIWPSDLPQTRFDFGMAVGVGGEISPETLEKMLEICNVVFVDIQALIREFDDVDGTVRLVGLKESGFFRLLPRIAFLKASEEEAVFLDMEEARKRCCVVVTHGKEGCTVYWKDGQLEISPFAANQVDPTGAGDSFLGGFVAGLVHGLAVPDAALVGNLFGSLAVGQIGLPTFDSRLLQRVKDEVQRRKMQCISRDAETRFWKPAGHEEFHASLGAAKLIPSSCVVQECQWDLPSSPPRAVEQAILPRYVEDKNHDMEI, from the exons ATGGGGAGAGACCAAAGAGGTCCAGAAATCACGCAACCAAGTGTTCTCTCTCTCCGTGGTCTGATTGCAGGCAACTACTGCCACGACGTTCTGATCAGGGACGGCGTCGTTGTGGGCGAGACGTTAGGTGGGGCCTCCTCTTTCATCTCCGCCGTGCTCGGCGGCCTTTCGGTTCCGTACAATCTGGTCTCCAAGGTTGGGCCGGACTTTGCCTATGTGACCGATCGTAGCCCGATTGTGATACCCACCTCGAGAACCACTCTCTTCCACGCGCATTTCGACTCGTGGGTCGGCGGGAACGGACACCAGGATCGGGTCCTGAAACGGGTCTCCGCATGTGACCCCATTTGGCCGTCGGATCTACCGCAAACGAGGTTCGATTTCGGTATGGCGGTCGGTGTCGGCGGCGAGATATCGCCCGAGACCCTGGAGAAGATGCTTGAGATTTGCAATGTGGTGTTCGTGGATATCCAGGCCCTGATTCGGGAATTTGACGACGTCGATGGGACCGTAAGGCTCGTGGGGCTGAAGGAAAGCGGGTTCTTTCGCCTGTTGCCACGTATTGCGTTCCTGAAGGCATCGGAGGAGGAGGCGGTGTTCCTGGACATGGAGGAGGCGAGGAAACGGTGCTGTGTGGTGGTAACGCATGGAAAGGAAGGGTGCACGGTGTATTGGAAGGACGGGCAATTGGAAATCTCCCCGTTTGCGGCGAACCAGGTCGACCCAACGGGTGCTGGGGATAGTTTTCTTGGAGGGTTTGTGGCGGGACTGGTTCATGGGTTGGCTGTGCCTGATGCTGCGTTGGTGGGGAATTTGTTTGGATCGCTCGCTGTTGGGCAAATTGGGTTGCCCACGTTTGATTCGAGGTTGTTGCAG AGAGTGAAGGATGAGGTGCAGAGGAGGAAGATGCAGTGCATCAGCCGGGATGCCGAGACGAGGTTCTGGAAGCCAGCAGGCCATGAAGAGTTTCATGCATCACTAGGTGCAGCCAAGCTAATACCCTCGTCATGTGTGGTTCAGGAATGTCAATGGGATCTTCCAAGCTCTCCTCCCAGAGCAGTGGAACAGGCTATCCTCCCGCGGTATGTTGAGGATAAAAACCATGACATGGAGATTTGA
- the LOC121240532 gene encoding nudC domain-containing protein 2-like, with protein MAEKLAPEKRHSFVHNGQKVFEWDQTLDEVNMYISLPPNVLSKQFYCKIQSKQVEVGIKGNPPYLNHELTSPVKTDSSFWTIEDDIMHLTLQKRDKGQTWSSPIVGQGQLDPYATDLEQKRLMLQRFQEENPGFDFSQAQFSGACPDPRTFMGGVRTG; from the exons ATGGCGGAGAAATTGGCACCGGAGAAGCGCCACAGCTTCGTACACaacg GTCAGAAGGTGTTCGAGTGGGACCAGACTCTGGACGAGGTAAATATGTACATAAGCCTTCCACCTAACGTTCTTTCGAAGCAATTCTACTGCAAGATTCAGTCGAAACAGGTCGAAGTCGGCATCAAGGGCAACCCTCCGTACCTTAAT CACGAGCTTACAAGTCCAGTGAAGACGGACTCTTCTTTCTGGACCATAG AGGATGATATAATGCACCTAACACTGCAGAAGAGGGACAAAGGTCAGACCTGGTCTTCACCCATTGTGGGTCAGGGTCAGCTGGATCCTTACGCAACCGATCTTGAGCAAAAGCGTCTCATGCTTCAGAGATTTCAAGAAGAG AACCCAGGTTTCGACTTCTCGCAAGCACAATTTTCCGGGGCCTGTCCTGATCCAAGGACTTTTATGGGTGGGGTGCGGACTGGTTGA